A portion of the Mesoplasma entomophilum genome contains these proteins:
- a CDS encoding deoxyribonuclease IV: MKKPILGSHVGMSKTNKHGEYLIGSVNEAISYDANTLMFYTGAPQNSVRTATEKLHIEKFDQILKENNINKDHLVVHAPYIINISNPVNQTTWDFGVDFLKQEIKRCEEIGVKILVLHPGARLKGDYTDALNALVKGLNAVAATQNNVVIALETMAGKGTEVGLSLSDFKYVIDNVEQPDKVAVCLDTCHMHDAGYDFNDWDSIKKDINNTIGKEKVICFHLNDSKNPLLAHKDRHENIGYGYIGFDNLLKVLWDEEYIDVPKILETPYVENKAPYKEEIENLLNKKFTKKVK, encoded by the coding sequence ATGAAAAAACCAATCTTAGGTAGTCATGTTGGAATGAGCAAAACTAATAAACATGGTGAATATTTAATCGGAAGTGTTAATGAAGCAATAAGTTATGATGCTAATACATTAATGTTTTATACTGGAGCACCTCAAAATTCAGTGCGTACAGCAACAGAGAAATTACATATTGAAAAATTTGATCAAATCTTGAAAGAAAATAATATTAATAAAGATCATTTAGTAGTTCATGCACCTTACATTATCAATATTTCAAATCCAGTTAACCAAACTACTTGAGATTTTGGTGTTGATTTTTTAAAACAAGAGATTAAAAGATGTGAAGAAATTGGAGTTAAGATTTTAGTTTTACATCCAGGAGCTAGACTAAAAGGTGATTATACAGATGCATTAAATGCATTAGTTAAAGGATTAAATGCTGTTGCTGCAACTCAAAATAATGTAGTTATTGCTTTAGAAACAATGGCTGGAAAAGGTACTGAGGTTGGATTATCATTAAGCGATTTTAAATATGTAATTGATAATGTTGAACAACCAGATAAAGTAGCAGTTTGCTTAGACACATGCCATATGCATGATGCAGGTTATGATTTCAATGATTGAGATTCAATCAAAAAAGATATTAATAATACCATTGGTAAAGAAAAAGTTATTTGCTTCCATCTAAATGATTCAAAAAACCCTTTATTAGCACATAAAGATAGACATGAAAACATCGGATATGGTTATATTGGATTTGATAATCTTTTAAAAGTGCTTTGAGATGAAGAATATATTGATGTACCAAAAATTTTAGAAACTCCATATGTAGAAAATAAAGCTCCATATAAAGAAGAAATTGAAAACTTACTTAATAAAAAATTTACAAAAAAAGTTAAATAA